In Fragaria vesca subsp. vesca linkage group LG5, FraVesHawaii_1.0, whole genome shotgun sequence, the genomic stretch ACTAGACATTTATTCAAATTTCTAAAATAACAACTAATCAAATAAAAAATAAGAAGAATAAGAGAAGTTTACGGCATAAACATCTATAGCGTATGTATCCGGTCACCCGTGCTTGACTTTCTCCGGTCGTCACCGGAATCTCGACGGACTTTGCTAATGTCATCAAAATTAAAACCAAGATTGTGGGTTGTAAACTGTCATACCCTGCTAGCCAGTGCAAACTTCCTGAAGAACCACGTACCTCCATTGAGTATCGAGTCGTCGTCTTCTTCTCTTGTGAATTGGAAAACATAGCGATCATGTTGTTCACGAATCATTCTCATAAAGGCATGGGGGTTTACCTCGCGATTTTGTGACGAACAATAACAAAGTGTTTATTAAGAGCATCTCCAACAACTTCCCTATTTTTTTTATTTTCTCAATTTTGGGGAATATTAGGCTGTTTTGTGATTCAATAGTTTCTTATCTCATTCCCCAAAATAGGGATGGAGAAGGATTATAAACACTTTTTTCCCAAATTTGCAGCAAAGTCTTTATTCCCCAAATATTAATTCTTCACATGCTCCAATGAGAATAATAAAAATAAGGATTAATTTCAGTTTACCCTCCTGAGGTTTAGGGTTAACATTATTTCACTCCCCATACTTTTAATTTTGAAAAATTACCCCCTAAAGTCTCTAATTTTTATAAATCAGACACAATTGCTAAAATTTCGTCCAATTTGGAGGTTAAATGATAGCATAATATCTTTTAGAAAAAATTCCTAAAATGCAATTTATGTTGTTATAAGATTATTTTAGCCCTTTTAGTGACTTATGAAATCAAAATTAACGTCCGAATTAGATAGAATTTCAGCAATTAGGTAAGATTTATGAAAATTAAAAACTTTAGGGGGTAAATTTTTTAAATTAAAAGTATGAGGGGTGAAATGATGTTAACACTAAACCTCAGGGTGTAAACTGAAATTAATCTTAAAAATAAAGAATATTTTATTGAGTATATAATTTTTTTTTTGTTATAACCAATAATGATGTAGCATATTTTGTTGTAATAAATGCCGAGATCTCCAAAATGGGAAAGCTGTTGGAGTTTGAGCGATTTTGGCTTTTGCTTCCCATTTTAGAAAAATTTTGGAGAAGCTGTTGAAGATACTTTAAAACCCATTACAACGGCCACCGTAGCGAATGTGGTCCGACCATTCTCAGTGATGGCCGAAAAGGCTGCCATGCAAGTTGATACTGCATCAACCATGATGTTTTGGGTAAAAAACCTAGAAGGTGGTGTTGAGAGAGAAGGGACAGATAGAAAACCTTATACGTCATTTTTCTTATTTTTTTACAGTTAATTTTGTTAATTTGAGCACGAATTCCAAATTAGGTTACTTTATGTTCAAATAGAGTTACTATAAGTTTATTTTTCTGTTCAAGACGGGACAAAAGCAGCTAGGAAAGAACACTAACCAGTATTGCTAGTATTAAAGCACCTGGCTCTAGGAACACTAGTGATATCATCCAAAATAACTTTTAAACATAACGCATGAGGATTTTGGAGAGTGCAAATACCTTTAGCATTAAGGCTGTGTTTGGTGCCCTGGATTAGATTTGATTAGAAATCCAATCATGATTTAGCATGACTAGATTGGATTGAGGATGTCCTACTGCATATCAGATGACACGTTTGGTGAGGCACACTCATATATAGAAGATTGAAAATGACAAAAATTTGCTATTTGCGTTTTTTTTTCTGTTCTAATTTTTTTAGCCTCACTTCAAACACTCACTAAGATCAAATTTGAAAAGCCCATACCCTAAGCAAAAGTGTTGCAATACATACTTCTAGTGGAGGAATTGGATGAAGGGGATGATCTTCTAGATGTAGATATTGATTTTATTGTTTTATTGATTCACTTCAATCATATGGTGGTTGTGAATTAGAAAGTGAGAATGAAAGAATTGATGAGGAGGATAAGAACATGAGGCATGATCTAGCAAGGAAAGACCCGCGCCGGCGATTCCGGACCGATCTCAAGGATGAAAGCTAGGGTATTCGCTTGTGACGGCTGCGATCCTGTGTTGTTTCGATCAAGTAGTGGTAGCGATGATGCTGTTGGATCCCCGAGAAGGTGTGGAGGGTAACGACAATTGTTAATAGCGGCGGGGGCAGTGAATTCAAGGCTGCGGTTGGTAGGATTAAGTGGTGGCTGGGTGTGATTCGGGTCGAGTTCGATGGTTTTGATCGCATTAATGGTTTTTGTTTGGAAAGATTGGCTGCTGGGTGTGGAAAATCGCCTTAAATGGGGTCGGGAAACTAGAATTGAGCAAAAGGAAAGAGACGATCTTTTTTTGTTCGTCAATCAAAAGAGTTAAATCTGAAGCTGGATATAATTATTAACACCATTTTAACAAGATTTGTTATCCACCTTTGACAAGATTTTTGATTTCCAACCCATACAAATCTGGGTCTCCAAACAACTCATGTTCTCTTACAGGATTTATATTTGCCTATCCAGCAACGATATGGGCAAACAAACACAGCCTAATTGTTCGGCTCTTGACTCACGATGGATGTGTTCAGAGTTGCTGAAAGTTACGTCATTGAGAGGTTAAAATTATTACCAAACGTACATTTTACTTTTTATCTTTTGGGACCAATTAATCCCACGTAAAGAGCGAGCGACGGTCCAAAAGTCCCAAATGGCAATGGCTTCTCTTCAACCTTCATGGCTCTCTTCTCTCGGTCTCTTTCCCTCCTCAAACCCCCACCATTCGAAGTCATTCAAGCTCTTCTCCTCTCTCAACTCACCAAATCCACCCGAAACGACGACGCCCCCAGTCGACCCTGCCAAGTCGTATAAGAAGAACCCAAGTCCCGCGAACAGGGAATTGCCTCCTGCTCTTAAGACTGCAATGGAGAGAGCAAAAGAGTATAAGCAAAAGAAGAACAACGTTACTAACACAAATCCAGGTAAATTTATTGATCAATTTCGAAGCATGTAATTTGAAAATGTGGGTGAAGACTTGAAGAATTGTTTGACAGGTGGTGAGAGTGTCAAGGGGAAATTGTCAGTGTCGAGCATGGATTTTGTGGGACTTGGGTTTGCGGATAAGAAGGAGGGTAGGGCAGTGCCAGCTGGATTGGTTCCATTTACAGACGATTTTGCGGAGGGGGACAAGTTGCCTGAGGTTGAGATTATTGTTGGGGACTCTAGTAATTTCGGTGCAAGGACAAGCAAGCCTGAGCAACAGGCTCAAGGAGATGACCCGGATCTTTACAAGCCCAGGGTTTCCTCATGGGGGGTGTTTCCCAGACCTAATGACATTTCGAAAACGGTATGATTGTTAAAATGTCTCCAGCTGAGTTTATATCACATATTAGTTCCGCTGTATTGTTTTGCTTAGTTACATTACTTTGTTTTTGGGCTTAAGTACTTCTTTCTTTTGATGTTCTAGCTCCGGTAGACTTAGAACTATCGCAATTTTATGTAGTCAGATAGGAGATGAAAATTGAATTTGTAAAAGAAAATAGGGGATACGAAGGGGGGAAGGGGAGAACAGCAAGAAGACTCAATGCCTTTACTATTTTATTTATTTATTATGATATGGCGTAGGTTTGAACTTTGAAATGATTAGTCATAACATTTCAACACCTTGATGTGAGTATTCCCCGATCTGTTGACTCTGTTCTCTTCCAAGTTCTGATTCCAGCTGACGGGCGTACATCTGGACTATTATGCAGAAACCATCCTTTCCTAGAGTTCAGGGAACTGTTGGTTTAAATCCAATACTCTAGTTTGAATTAGGGTTGTTTAAGGTAAATACAAACTTGGGTTCCAAACAAGGTATCCTGCTTACACACATTTAACTGAGAACCAAACCGTGTAGACTTTCTTTCAAATCAATCATATTTTAATTTGATTTACTAGTTTATGCTAATCTGAGCAATTAAGAGAACAAGATGGAACAGGTCTGTTTGTATGTTAGAATGAACAAACCTATATACATGCACATGGACCTCTTATATTTGAAAAAGTCCTTGAGGAGTCATGTTGCGTTCAATCCTATTATGCAGCGATAAATCAGTCAACAGATTTTATTATTATTCTTGATTGAATAGTTTGGCTTCCCTTACGTAATGTCTCTATCAAATTATATGGAAACACTAGATGCAAATAAATTTATTTTCATCTTAATAAGAATTCTTTGGTTGACTCTGGAAATGGCAAATGGGTTGCTTATATAGTACAGCATATCATGTTGGGAATATGGATCACTTTGATAGACCTTGTTTAGAATTTCAGTAGATCATATGCTTTTTATGTGTTAGTTTGATAATGAGTCCATGCTTTTTATTTGGACTTTCTGAGTTGATTGGAAAGTAAATTAACGCATCCTTCATGCCATTTGGTTTCTTTCCTTCAAAATTATCATAAACATAGGACAATGAGATCTATTTTTGGGGTGAAGATGTTGAAACTGTGATACAGCTGATTTTGATACTGCTTTTAGGGAAATGGCTTGAAAATTTACTTGACTTCACAGAGGTTTCTTTCTTTGATCAGTTTGGTGGTGGGCGAGTTATACGCCCCGGGGAAGTGCTTGAAACAGAGGAAGAAAAAGCTGCTAAAGAGGCACGAACAAGACAATTAGTTGCTGCTTACAAGAGTAAAATGGGCTTGAACATTGATCCAAAGCTCAGACTGGACTGTGAGAAGGTTTGCTTCATTAAAGTTTTCTGTCTTTTTCTAGTTGAATTTAAAAGTTTTTTTTTCCCCTTGCCCCCCTTGATTTTGTTGTCTTCTTAATAATTTGGAAGCTTACTCTGTTTCGTTAAAGCTTGATCTGAAAATAATCTTATTGCGTTATATGTTTCAAGCTCTGTTTACAAGTAAGTTGAAAGATCCACTCATTTTTTATGTCTGAGTTATATACTCTAATATCACATGATTCTGGAAGTTCAAATGATACTTAATTTATTTGGCTATTTGCAACTTTGAAATCTTTATCCAAGTAGGAATCATGTTGGGAAGTTAGGTCAGTACAGGTAAATCAAATTCTTCTGGGTTATTATAAAGGGATTTAAAATTATGTTTAAATCATGTTGGGAAGTTAGGTCAGTACAGGTAAATCAAATTCTTCTGGGTTATTATAAAGGGATTTAAAATTACGTTTAAAGCTTTTTGTGAAATTACAGTGATGGCAGATTGGTTTATAGGGGTTAATGTTGGTCTATGGATGAACTAAAGTTGAACTAGATGCTTTGAGAAACCTAGCTTTTCATGAAATTAAATTTCATGATCCCTTGTCAATACCTTTCTTTGGCCACACTTTGGTCGCCCTCATTGAATGGAAGCTAGATACTGGGTAATATATTTAGATTTTGGTATATGATCAACTTATGGAGGACAGTAAAACATGTGGCAATTCTGTAAGTTGTGTATCATTGTTATAAATTGTAGCTATGTAAAGAACTAGGAACTTGGGGAGAAATCCCAAGAGAAAAGAAGGGACTTCTTATTTCGAATAAAAAGAAGAGAAAAAAAGAAGGAATTTCTACAATTATCACACAAGTATGAATATGGGGAGCCCTCCTTGGAACCTTAGGCATCAAACTTGGGTTAGATTGCATCTTTGTGTCCTACAGAGAACCATATTCTAACGGGAACATATGTTGGATTCATTCATGTGAAAACAAATATTTATAAGCCTATACATGGAGTGCTGTAATGATATTCGTTTTCGATAAAACTCAGACTCCTTAATAGTAATGAAAGACACTAGAGATATGGTTTCTAATTCTAGGTTTCTCCATCACAATAAAAGCAGTGTTGCTGCAGTTGGGATTGATCCAACCCAAATGTGCCAGGTCCTAAGTTGGTTTAACATGCTTTGGTTTATTCCTTCTTTCCCACACCTTTAGTAAAATTTTAGAGAGTTCTGACTTATCTTCTTCATCAGGAATATCAGATGCATTTTATGGTTGCTGTGTACAAGTTTGTCGTCGTTGACAACTTGACATTCATTCTGTTATTTGATCGTACTCGAATGTTTGGTTGAGATATTTTAGGTTTGGTACAAGAGATACCACATGTCTTCACTTATCTTAATTAGATCACAAATATGTAAAGATATAGACCCGAGTCTTGGAGTAATTATTCCTACGGTAACAATATTAGACAATTCGGGAACCCAAATTCTTGTAAACGTTCAGGTTTACAAGAATTGTATACAACAATATTTTGATGTTATGTTTGTGTTGACATTTTACTCGTTATCATCTCCTTTTAAAGAAATTCATTAGAACAATATCATTTCCTAAAATTGATAAATGCTATGCAGACATTAAAGGATGGTGACTCATTGATGAACGTTGGAAAGCTAAAGGAAGCATTACCCTACTATGAGAAAGTTATGGACAAGTTACCGTTTAAGGTAATGCTTCTTGCACATGTTCAAAGGAAGATTACAAATGATATTTGGGCTGTGGTATAAGACATCATACTCTTTAGTTCTATGCATATTAACATATCCGGAAATAGTAGACTAGCTCTGTACAGCATAGACCGGATCCATGCAACAGGCCAACCTAGTCTACCACTGCATGAAGACAGTTCGTTAACATATTGTCATATCGGTAATCGGTACCACACTATGGATCAGTCTAGCACAGTACCGAGCCGGTGTACTTCATGTACCAAGGCATTTACTGTAGGAAAACCTAGTTGTTGGTATGTCAAGACTTGATCATGGTGCTCACTATAGGAGTTTTTATGTATGGGTGCTCAGTGAAACTGAGTTAAATGGTTTACCACATCATTATCATAGAGCAGGCAGAATTTTGGGTTGGAAAATTCTGAATCAAAAATCTGCCATTCACTGATACTGAAGACTAGTGACAGTGAAATAGCAATTACTGTACAGCACACTTTTGGAATTTTTTTTTTCTTCTAGAAATATGCATCAAGATCATATTGTGCTTTTTCTGGTGCAAGTGACGAAATTTAGGAAGTTTCTGCAGTTCAGTTACTTTCAGTTGCAGTTCATCACTGGCCTACTAAGTAGCTACTTTGGTTCTAATTTTTCTTGGTATTCACAGTACAGATATGTCTCTTGAGCGTTAAGTTTAATGTCATAGTTTAGTTTGCATATCCTCCAATAAATGAGTTTGTCAAAGATGACGGTACCTTTTTTTTTTTTTTTGGTTTTTCTAGTGACAGAACTCCTAGATAGACTAGCAACACCAAAGAAAGAAGAACTACTTCGCAGTAGCAGCACAACAACGTTGCAATCTAAGCACATAGGGACAAATGAGCTATTTATTTAGTATTAGTAAACACCAGACTTTGAAAAACATACTAATTTGACAAGGGGGATTCCATCCTTAGTTTTACTATTACCAGTGCCTGATTTTAGCTACTACTGTGGTTAATAATCAAGATACGTATTAAGATGAACCATGGTTTTTGCATTAAGGTCTTTCTCTTCATGCACACCATTATTCAAACCACCAGCCGTCCTTCATGTCTTTTGTTAATATTCTTAAATTTTTACAAAATTGGTTTTACAGAGTGATCTTCATGGGCTTGCTGCTTTACAGTGGTCTATTTGTCAAGACTCCCTGAGTAGGTACATATATGTTATCTTTGATTATTTACGCGCCTATTGTATAATAACTCTAATCCTTACAAGAATTTTTTTTGCTTGTATCTTACACAATGTTTCACCCATTGATATTTTGATTCCTGAAAGCACTGTGTAGATGTGTATCTTTTGATTTATAAAGTTTATATACAATGAAGGCACTTGCTATCAAAATGCCAAGTCTGCATCCAAATATGGAAAAATGTTCGTCGTTGTTGCTACTATTTTACATGTTTAAATTAATGCTATATGAATAGGATCATGTATTAGTTCCATAGAGGTTGATACGTAAATGTTTTTCATATATGGGTTACGTATTGAACATCTGGTTTAGGTTGCATCAATATGTACCAACTAAAATTGTCATGTCCGTAATTAATCTGCTTTCATTATAGGCTTAGCCAACTAGAAAACTCTTTAAACCCTGGTAAATATTTATGATGCACTAAGCTGTGTTTTAGTAGAAAATTTCATGTGCTGTGATTAGGAATTATAACATCTTTGATCTAGTAAGCAAGAATGTAACTGCAACCAAGTTTTTCAAACTGATTGCATGCATCCAAATTCCATTATCACATGGTTTTTATGAGATGTAACATATACCATGTTTTATGATTATCCCTTTGTAGGCTAGGGATGGGAATTAACTGTCTTGTTGTCTGTTCTGCTTTACCTAAGGATTCTAAATAGTAGTGATGGTTGACAGGACAAAAGAAGCTCGAAATATGTATGAAAGGCTTCAGTCCCACCCAACTGCTAGAGTAAGCAAGAAAGCAAGGCAATTTATGTTCAGCTTTCAGGTAACTAAGAGATGAAGCACTGTACATTCTTGGATTCCCATTTAGCATGGAAACCATAAAAGAAATGAACCATGACTACAGTCATCACTATCATGCCCATGCATTTGGCTTGTTGGACAAGTTAGTATTTCTGATCCTAAAACCCAAATGCAAATCCGAATGGTAGCATAGCTTGCTGCAAATGGTGTTTCACATGTAAAAATGTAATAATTTGAGCACGCATGTTTTCATAATGTTGCTTTCAGTTTCACCTCAGACTATATTGAACTTTTGCATCTGGCAGGCCATGGAAATGATGAAGCTTACAAAGGCCTCACCTTGGAGGAACACCGACTACCAGAATTTTTTCGAAGCATTCATTGACAACAAATCTGACTATGTGCTGGAAGATGGTGAAGTCGAAGTAGGTACTCTGAGTCAGATTCTCCCTTATATTCTTTTCCTTGTTTCTCCGATTTTTATAGTGTTACTCATTGCCATACAAAAGAGAATATAAAGGTGTACATAGAAATTAGCTACTAGTGAAACCAAATTACCAATTATACCGTTCTAACTGTATATATCTGAAACATGACTTCAAAATAAGACTAATGGAGCAATGCTTATATTCAATACAGTGAAGCTTCTCCGATTGTAATTCACGTAGCTGTGTACAATTACATGATGTATTACCCTTCATATTTATTTGTTGTATGGGGAGCTTGATTCGGTATGAATTGCCCTTCGTATTTACTAAACAAAAATCCCAAAAAAGGGTCATTCAACCCCAGAAAACATGTTATGCAAAACAATGTGCATGACTAATGGAATCAAAAAACCAAGAAAGTCTTAAATGCTTTAGAGCTTTGTGATGAAAATGTAGAGTACTAAACGTGGGGTTATTGTAAAAACTCATCTGGTGACCTTTCTTTCCTTCACAAAAAGACACATTCATGATTCCTGAGCTTGTTCAAACGAGAATCAAGTAAATCGCCCCCCCCCCCCCCCCCCCCCCAACCCCCCACTCTTGTATCATTCTTTCTCAAATACTACATTGGGAATTCAGAAGAGGAGCGTCTGTTTGTAAATGGATCATTTTAGGGCAGTCGAGGGTCCACTACGGCCGACCACTGCCTTATCTTTCTCCAAAGTGACGCCGCCCACCCACCTTTTATGTCAAATATGTCCTACGAATGAGAGAAGATTGTAAAGAAAAAAAGAAAAAAAAAGAAAAAAAGAAAAAAAAAAAGAGAGAAGATTGTAAACAAAGAAAGCTAGGCTCCTCTATATGAAAATGAAATGATGCCGCTACCCTTTCCGAACCGTATTTCTCAATCTTGTGTATTACTGTGTTACAACAAATCCGAAATTCTCAGAGGTTTTCTAGCACATACTGGTATGTCAAAATGTTTCATATCATTCGATCATCAATAACCTTAACTCGACCACATGTAGTGGTTGCTGTCACGTTCTTCCAATGTACCAAAGAAAAAGAAAACTATATATTAGCTACATAAAATCTAGATTGCAGTATACATGTGTTGACCATTGGAAAATAAAAACAAACATAGATTTTATTGAAAGAGAAAAATATACACAAGGTTGGATTTTTTGGATCAAATGTATGCCTAGTTTTGGTGCAAACAAACCTTTTTTCTGTAGCTGCTACTCTTAGATTATGTTAAGTTACTTTTACTCGTCTCCCCAGTCTTTCGAGAGATTGAATCATAATTAGAGACCAAACAACTAGCTGCATAGCTGATTTTTTGAAAGATTATGAATGGTGCCCATCCATCAACTACACCGAGAGCGAAGCTAACGAGTAGGAAAACCAACTATTAACAACTAACCTTTTTTCCTAATATCATTGAGCATATCACACTACTATGCAAATTGATTTATCATAAGGCAAGAAAATCTGAATGGGCCTCAATGATCTTGTACCTATAAAGAAGAGAGAGCAGCTAATTACACATTGCATCACTATTATGCAAATGGATTATGACCCTCTAGCTACTTCTCTTCTTAATCAAAGAGGGTATTTCTGTCAGGCCAGGCAAGGTTTGGTTCAGGGTATTTCTTAATCACAACTAAATATAATAAGTCAGTGCCCTAATGTGGACTCCTCATGTCACAAGCTTGAATTTGATTATTCAATTCATAAAAAGCATAAGCAGATAGCAAAAACAATGCCTAAGAGTAGGGCCCAAACTTGAGCTGTTAGTGCATGTCAGCATCAGACTCTTGTCCTAGCCTTGTTCAAATTCCATTTCCCTCAGCAAAGTCACAGCTCAAAGTTAAACAAAAAGGCCACCCACTGCAAACCAAAGAAAAACCAGAACAAGGAACCCCAAGGAATCTCTGGTTCTTTGGGTTCCAGGACTTCCTTGGCTTTTGCTTCTGCAAGTAATTTTCCATCAAAACAAACCATGCCTCGAGAGGTAATTAGTCATCTTTCTCAGCTTTGATTCCCCACCTCAGAAGGGAAGACATAGCCCTCTTCTCCCTTATTGTCTATTTGTCTTTGCTTCTGGTTTTCCTTTCAACATGGTCCAAAGGAAGGTACAAACCAAGCTTGCAATCCAAGTAGATCCTAATGTCAAGTTCGAGAAGCGGTTGGTAAACCTTAAACCATCTTCTCAGTTCCAAGATGGCAAAAATAGAGGAGGAGCTGATTTGAAGAAGAAGAAGATGAAGAAGTCAAGATCAACCAAGCTTTCAGATATTGACAGCTTGAGATCACCATCACCATCTTCATCACTTCCTTTGAGAAATAGCATGTCCCTGCCCGGAAAGCCACTGCCTCTCAATGTTCAAAGCATTTCAGCAGCAGCAGTCCCTCTGAAGCAGGCTCTCACCAAAACAACTGATGGCTCAGCACCAAACTATATGAAGTCCACCAGCTGTTCAGTTGCAAGGAAGGAGCAATCACAGGTTAGTGTTAGAAATTCTCCGGTTAATTCGGATAGTAGGAATCAAAACCGAAGAAATTTGAGCAACTCAAAACTTAGCTCTGGCTCTATCAATAAACCAGCTCGGACATCTAGTCTGAAGTTGGTGAGAACTCTAATAAAGTCTCCTAGTTTTAAGCCTGCAAGAACTTCAGCCAAGAAAAATTCCAGGGTTGCTCTTTGTGAAGATGTAAATATTCAGAAAGCAACCTGTTCTTCAACACTGAAGGACTCCAAGTTTCCCGAGTATCTGATGATTAGTCCTGGCGGAACAGAAGCTGAGGGAACTTCAGTGATGAAGGTTTGCCCCTATACTTACTGCTCTCTCAATGGACATCATCATCAACCTGTGACTCCACTGAAGTGTTTCTTGTCGGCACGAAGACGGTCTTTGAAGAACCAGAAGATGGTGAAACTGCAAGCTCTAAGTCCTCGTAAATCAAAGCCATCTAATAAGGGAATGAATGAAAATGGTTTGAAGCAGATGTGTTTTAATGATAATGAAAAACCTGCTCAACAAGAAGTGGGGATCGATTACTTTGTTGAAATATTTGCTAAAAGCAAGGACGATGATGCTCAAACAATTGTGAAGAATATACCTGAAGCAGAAATTATAGATAGCTTTCCCGGGGAGGAGCAAAAAGAAGATGTGGCAGATGAAGTATACCAACCTCTGGATCAAGAAGCAGATGAAGTATACCAACCTTCTTTGGATCAAGAACCTGCCATGCGAAGTTGTTCGAGTGAGAGTGAATCGGATGGACTTTCAAGCATTGAAGTGGATTATGCCAATTCTGAAGCAACTGAGATGGAGTGGGAGGAAGGCCAATTTTCCGTTGCAGTGCTGGATGATGAATCCGGTTCAAAAGCTGGGCTTTCATCAATTCAAGATGGTGATATGCATGAAGAACCTGTGATCAAGTTTGATGCCATTGTTAGTAACTGCAACGACATCATTCATGATTACTATCAAGTACTGCAAGAACTTTTCGAAGAGACAACTCCATCAGTTGAAATTCAATTAAACAATGATGGCACAAAACAAAATTTGGACACTGAAGATTCTGATAGAATGAGTTACGACCAATATTCTTACACTGAGGATTCATTTGAAGAGGACAATGAACTATCAGAGACAGAAATAGAGATATCTTCATCTTCAGTAGAGGAAGCAGCAACTGGTGAGGAAATTCAAGAGAAACCTGGAGTTCTCAAAGCAGAGGATCAGGAAATGGAGTCCCATCTTGGAAATGTTGAAAGCCACTGCACTGCTGCTAGTGAGACAGATGAAGCTGCAGATAGCCAACCAGGGAATGAAGATGATGGAACAACTATGTCAACAAGTAACCAAATTTCTAATGCCACTCAGGATAACAGCACAACATACGGAGCTGAAACAAATGAAGAGAAAGAGAACTCAGGAATAGATCACAATGTTGTCAT encodes the following:
- the LOC101310425 gene encoding uncharacterized protein LOC101310425, translated to MAMASLQPSWLSSLGLFPSSNPHHSKSFKLFSSLNSPNPPETTTPPVDPAKSYKKNPSPANRELPPALKTAMERAKEYKQKKNNVTNTNPGGESVKGKLSVSSMDFVGLGFADKKEGRAVPAGLVPFTDDFAEGDKLPEVEIIVGDSSNFGARTSKPEQQAQGDDPDLYKPRVSSWGVFPRPNDISKTFGGGRVIRPGEVLETEEEKAAKEARTRQLVAAYKSKMGLNIDPKLRLDCEKTLKDGDSLMNVGKLKEALPYYEKVMDKLPFKSDLHGLAALQWSICQDSLSRTKEARNMYERLQSHPTARVSKKARQFMFSFQAMEMMKLTKASPWRNTDYQNFFEAFIDNKSDYVLEDGEVEVGTLSQILPYILFLVSPIFIVLLIAIQKRI
- the LOC101305177 gene encoding uncharacterized protein LOC101305177; its protein translation is MVQRKVQTKLAIQVDPNVKFEKRLVNLKPSSQFQDGKNRGGADLKKKKMKKSRSTKLSDIDSLRSPSPSSSLPLRNSMSLPGKPLPLNVQSISAAAVPLKQALTKTTDGSAPNYMKSTSCSVARKEQSQVSVRNSPVNSDSRNQNRRNLSNSKLSSGSINKPARTSSLKLVRTLIKSPSFKPARTSAKKNSRVALCEDVNIQKATCSSTLKDSKFPEYLMISPGGTEAEGTSVMKVCPYTYCSLNGHHHQPVTPLKCFLSARRRSLKNQKMVKLQALSPRKSKPSNKGMNENGLKQMCFNDNEKPAQQEVGIDYFVEIFAKSKDDDAQTIVKNIPEAEIIDSFPGEEQKEDVADEVYQPLDQEADEVYQPSLDQEPAMRSCSSESESDGLSSIEVDYANSEATEMEWEEGQFSVAVLDDESGSKAGLSSIQDGDMHEEPVIKFDAIVSNCNDIIHDYYQVLQELFEETTPSVEIQLNNDGTKQNLDTEDSDRMSYDQYSYTEDSFEEDNELSETEIEISSSSVEEAATGEEIQEKPGVLKAEDQEMESHLGNVESHCTAASETDEAADSQPGNEDDGTTMSTSNQISNATQDNSTTYGAETNEEKENSGIDHNVVMAVSGNQMEEAQEVDDSKSSADTKNLDSAKTMVVHDEDANKVGDNADTAKDYNSSQDIIDETTSVKSEDNLADGEYTDNAKAEKHSFTDEDQSEFKKEKISSSTEGEEHSDLKLKKIGLAENSVRYIDRMEVDNISKPDAAETFFMATTSASPGMKRKLSHIESNSDEELLNTNRKWKINCKRTIKDEEELQKYTQTEPNYLPLIPGPEAEKVDLRHQMLDEKKNAEEWMLDFAIQQAVTKLAPARKKKVALLVEAFEKVMPAPKYEPRLKHSSTAFSHARPMQACS